A segment of the Candidatus Eisenbacteria bacterium genome:
CCGGTGCTTCGACTGTCTCGCGGATGCAGTGGCAAAGCACGCTGAACTCGACTTAGAGAAGAAGCAGCCGCTCGCAGCTGCCGCAATCGAGCTGCGAGAGGCGGTCACGCTGTACGAGACCGACCGGGAGAAGCTCCTCGCGAATCTGCGCGCCTTCGGCCCAAAGTACGCCAAAGTGTTGCCCGGCGAAAACACCGCACAGCGCGCCGCGCGAAAGGCCTTCGACCCCATTGCCGAGGCGATCCGCGGCCTGATCAAGCAGGTGGACCTGCTCTACAAGCTTACCGCCCGCATGACAGACCTGGCAATTAATCTCCCTCTCTTTCTGGGAGAGGGCTGGGGTGAGGGTGAAGCGGATTTCGAACCGCGTGCGGCTCGCCGCCTCGTGAAGCAGCTTGACGAAGAGCGCAAGACCGCGGTGGAGCAACTCAAGCACGCCGCTTATTTCCATCGGCAGGTGGCGTGGCTGCAGGATCGCTTTCCCAAGGCCGAGCTGCAGGCCGTGCCCGGGCTGGTCAAGCTCGTGGACCGCAAGGAGATCGAAACAGCCGACTGGAGCCTCACGCCCGGTCGTTATGTTGGCGTGGCCCCGCCGGAGGAGGATGAGGATTTCGATTTCGAGCAAACAATCCGCGACATCCACACCGAGCTGGCCGACCTCAACAAGGAAGCAGCGGTGCTGGCGGCGAAGATTCAGGAGAAATTCGAGGAGCTGGGGATATGAAGAGGCCGGTCCAGAAGAAGCCTTTGGCGAAAACTGCGGAAATTGTTGTAGCATCAACCGCTGGTACTCCGGACCGGCGAACGCGAGGCCGGAAACGCGACGACACCTCGTTCCCCGTGGCCCCACTGCCTTCCGAAATGCCCGCCGGTTACGCCGCTGCCCTTGGTGAAATCAAGCATCGCATTCAGGAGGAACGCCTACGAACGGTCATGGCCGCCAATTCGGCCATGGTCATGCTCTACTGGGACATCGGCGGGCTCATCCTCGAACGGCAGGAGCGCGAAGGCTGGGGTGCCAGGGTTATTGACCGTCTTTCGGGGGATCTTCGTGAGGCCTTCCCTGATATGCGCGGCCTGTCCCCCCGCAACCTGAAGTATATGCGGGCCTTTGCGACGGCCTGGCCGGAAGGGGCAATTGTGCAAGAGGTTCTTGCACAAATACCCTGGTATCACCATATCGCTCTGTTGGAGAAGTGTGGAAGTGCGGAGGAACGCCTCTGGTATGCGCGGCAAAGTGCCATGCATGGCTGGTCCCACAACATACTTAAACTCCAGATAGAAGCCTGCCTCCACGAACGCCAGGGCAAGGCGATCACAAACTTCGAGGCAACGCTGCCACCCGCCGAATCGGATATGGCCGCCCAGGTTTTTAAGGACCCCTACCTGTTCGACTTTCTCGGCACTGCGGATCCACGCCGCGAGCGGGAAGTTGAACAGGCCCTCATTGATCACATCCAACGATTCCTGCTCGAACTTGGCGCAGGCTTCGCGTTCGTCGGGCGGCAGGTCCACCTCGAATTTGTGAACCACGATTACTACCTCGATCTCCTCTTTTATCACCTGAAACTCCGATGTTACGTCGTGGTGGAGCTCAAGGCCGTCCCTTTCGATCCGGGTTTTGTCGGCACTATGAACATGTATCTCTCGGCGGTGGACGACCTGCTGCGGCATATCGACGACAAGCCGTCGATCGGGCTTCTCCTGTGTCGTTCGAAAAACAAACTGGTTGTGGAGTACGCCCTTCGCAATTTCAAGAAACCAATCGGTGTTGCCGAGTGGGAAACCAAGATCGTCAAGAAACTTCCGGACGAATATAAAGGAAGCCTACCGACCGTGGAGGAAATCGAGGCCGAATTGACGGGGAAAGGGCGACAGGAATGAATGAAGCGGCGGATATTGCAGGGAAGATTCAAGAGGAATTGAAGGAGCTTGGAATATGAGACGTGAGCGTATTGGTGATCTTTTGCTGAAGTTCTCTCGCAAACAGAGGGTGCTTCAGAGTGAGTACACACCTGTAGGAGAAACACCGATCGTTGATCAGTCAACCGGAACCCTGGTTGTGGGCTACACTGATAACCCCGAGGCTAGGCATGAGACCCCGCTTCCTATAACTGTCTTCGGTGACCACACGCGAGTGGTTAAATATGTGGACTTTCCTTTCGCGAGCGGAGCAGATGGTACGCAGCTCTTGTATCCGAATACGCTAGAACTTGACCCAACTTACTTCTTCTACGCGATAAGAAATGTTGACCTATCGAATTACTTCTATGCGCGGCACTTCAAGTTTCTGAAAGAGCAGCAGATAACTATTCCGGCCCTCAAGGCCCAGCATCGCATCGCTGAAACGCTAAGAAATTACGATGACCTGATCGAGAACAATCGGCGGCGGATGGCGTTGCTGGAAGTGGGGGCGCGGCAGCTCTACCGCGAGTGGTTCGTCCGGCTTCGCTTCCCCGGCCACGAGCACACCCGCATCACCAACGGTGTCCCGGAGGGATGGGAGAGGGTGCCGCTCTCCGAACTCTGTGAGTCGATCGACTATGGTTATACTGCCAGCGCACAACAAGACGAGATCGGACCAAAGTTTTTACGAATAACGGATATTGTACCCAAGGTCATTGATTGGACCTCAGTGCCCTACTGTCCAATAGAAGAAGATCGTCTGGCCAAGTTCCGCTTGGTCGAAGGCGACATCGTCATCGCCCGCACGGGTGCGACAGTTGGATACGCGAAGCGGCTTCACAAGCGACATCCTGAAGCTGTGTTCGCATCGTACCTGGTGCGATTGCGGCTTAAGCCCGAAGTGAGCAATATGCTTGTAGGAGTGTTCGTCGAATCAGATGCCTACAAAGGCTACGTCCAATCATGCATCGGCGGCGCAGCTCAACCCAATGCCAATGCACGAGTTCTCGCCGCCGCGGAGATTTTCGTCCCGCCACGGCATCTCCAGCATGATTTCAACGGATGCATCGAACCGTTGTTTGACCAGGGGGAGGTGTTGCAGCTTCAAAACCAACGGCTTCGCGCGGCGCGCGACCTGCTGCTGCCACGCCTGATGAACGGGGAGATTCCGGTATGACAATGAGCGCTGATGAAAAACAAAAGCACATCGAGTGGCTCCAGCATCAGGACATTCGAGCATTTATGACCTCACCGGACATCCCGGCACCATGGTTTCCCGCCTTCAAATCCTTGAAGACGGAGGAGCAACGTATTCGATGGTTCGCGGCGTTTGTCCCACCGGACTCGATTCCGCAGCTTCTTAAACGGTCAAATGGATGGGATATCGGACCGGCAGATGGCGGCCCTGGGATATGGACGTACTATCTGGAAGATGGAGAGACCCACCGATATTGTCCGTTCGGTAACGAAGAGGGCATTGAGCCGATCGTGATATGGAGATCATTTCATGGCATGCGCCCAGACTTCCTCGAATTGACGCAGGAAATCCGCCTCTACCACAACCTCTATCTAGACCCGACGCGCAAACGCTTCATTCACATTGACAGAAACGGTGACGAATCAGATGCAGCACGCTTTGGAGATAGTTTCATGGAGATTCGGACCGATCTCCTCAAGAAGTTCTGCGCAGTTAAACAGATGGCCCTTGCCATCTATGTTGAAAGCTTCCGGTACAGCCGCTACACGCTGGCGGAACTCG
Coding sequences within it:
- a CDS encoding SAM-dependent DNA methyltransferase; translated protein: RCFDCLADAVAKHAELDLEKKQPLAAAAIELREAVTLYETDREKLLANLRAFGPKYAKVLPGENTAQRAARKAFDPIAEAIRGLIKQVDLLYKLTARMTDLAINLPLFLGEGWGEGEADFEPRAARRLVKQLDEERKTAVEQLKHAAYFHRQVAWLQDRFPKAELQAVPGLVKLVDRKEIETADWSLTPGRYVGVAPPEEDEDFDFEQTIRDIHTELADLNKEAAVLAAKIQEKFEELGI
- a CDS encoding PDDEXK nuclease domain-containing protein yields the protein MPAGYAAALGEIKHRIQEERLRTVMAANSAMVMLYWDIGGLILERQEREGWGARVIDRLSGDLREAFPDMRGLSPRNLKYMRAFATAWPEGAIVQEVLAQIPWYHHIALLEKCGSAEERLWYARQSAMHGWSHNILKLQIEACLHERQGKAITNFEATLPPAESDMAAQVFKDPYLFDFLGTADPRREREVEQALIDHIQRFLLELGAGFAFVGRQVHLEFVNHDYYLDLLFYHLKLRCYVVVELKAVPFDPGFVGTMNMYLSAVDDLLRHIDDKPSIGLLLCRSKNKLVVEYALRNFKKPIGVAEWETKIVKKLPDEYKGSLPTVEEIEAELTGKGRQE
- a CDS encoding restriction endonuclease subunit S; protein product: MRRERIGDLLLKFSRKQRVLQSEYTPVGETPIVDQSTGTLVVGYTDNPEARHETPLPITVFGDHTRVVKYVDFPFASGADGTQLLYPNTLELDPTYFFYAIRNVDLSNYFYARHFKFLKEQQITIPALKAQHRIAETLRNYDDLIENNRRRMALLEVGARQLYREWFVRLRFPGHEHTRITNGVPEGWERVPLSELCESIDYGYTASAQQDEIGPKFLRITDIVPKVIDWTSVPYCPIEEDRLAKFRLVEGDIVIARTGATVGYAKRLHKRHPEAVFASYLVRLRLKPEVSNMLVGVFVESDAYKGYVQSCIGGAAQPNANARVLAAAEIFVPPRHLQHDFNGCIEPLFDQGEVLQLQNQRLRAARDLLLPRLMNGEIPV